The nucleotide window TTGAAACTACTTCTGCATCAACGTTTTCCAACATTTGACCATGTCCCCATCGAGTTTGCTTGATGCCATCTGATCGAGAATCTCTAACGCCTCTTTCGTGGAATTCGGATTGCGGTAAGGGCGGTTACTGGTGAGCGCCTCGAAAATATCGACGACACTACAGATACGCGCAAAATGATTGATCTCATCACCGTCAATGCCAACGGGGTAGCCTGAACCGTCCAGCTTTTCGTGGTGTTGGTAGACCATCATGAGTTGATCGAAAGAGAGGTCGGCTCGATTCGCAAGGGCAGTAAAGCCATCGGTTGGATGACGCTTAATCGTTTGCCATTCGGCTTCGGTGAGTCGTTCTTTTTTCGTAAGGATATTGTTGGGGATGCGCAATTTGCCCAGGTCATGCAGTAGCCCTCCGATAGAAATACTGTGCAACTCGTCTTCGTCTTGAATCCCCAGTCCCTGGGCCAGCAGCATGGCATAGCTGGCAACGTTATACGAATGGGTATACGTGTGATAGTCATGCTGCAAAACATGGAACAGTTCGCCGGCCACAACGTCATTCTGCGTAATGAGAGTCGTCATGTGATCGCTGATCACGTGAACACTTGCCAACGTCTTGTCGAGATTGTCGGATCGAAAAACTTCCTGCAGCATCGTCCGACCGGTGCTGTTGAGAAACGCCATCCTCTGAGAGATTGGAATTTCATCGTTACCGAGGATGCTTTGAACGTTTTCCCGGAGATGTTTTTGGAAGACATCTGCCTGATCGCGAGGGATGAAGACCGTCTCGACACCACTTTCCAACAGTTTTGGAAACTCGTCGTCGGCAATTTCAATGTTGTGCCCACGCATAAGGACGGGTTCGGCACCTTGATAGAGAGACCAGTAGACGTCGACCGGCAGTTCTTTCGTCAGGCACAACAGCGCAAGCGGCACCGGTAAAAAGTTTTGACGTGTTGCTGTATCAACTGAGTTCGGCATGGCGGGCACTCCGAAGCTGGTCACTAACAAAGTGATATGTGGCTTTCATTCATTCCCATCGAAATAAAATGAAGCGGTCAATTAATAGATAAGCCAAAAATCTGCGTTTATCGAATAAAGAATACGCGATTACGGGATGCCGTATTTGCCACCAGTTGTATGTTCGTTTGGAAGCTAACAAGAGAGACTTTTAGAGAGGATCGAACTACTGGTTGACGCGTAAGTCTCAGGCCTATCGGTTGCGGTTGGCATCGAAATAAATCGTGAAGTCGTGGATCGTCCATTAGAATGCTGGTCGTTTAGTAAAACGCAAGCTTCTGCGAAACGCCCATGAGTAGCTAACCTGTCGTCTGACCTTCATGACGTGATTGACCCAGCGGATTGCTGTTTTTAAATTCCATGTTGTTTACCTCTTTTACCTTCGATGGAAGGATATCGACATGCGTCACTGGGCATGCGCGACATTGTTTATCGTTTTGTTCTTCAGTTCTCCTGCCTGGGCTCAAGACGCCGCCGTTCCTGAGAGCATCAAGCCAGGCATCAACGAGGCCTTCCTCGATCTTGAATTGGATGTCGAGGCTTGGGTGAATCGCTTTGAGGTCGAGAGCCGCGAGGTCTTTCATGCCAAGGCAGAGATCGTCCAACGGCTGAAGCTTTCGCCAGGCGATCGAATCGCAGACATCGGCACGGGGACGGGACTCTTCGTCGAGCCGTTTTCTCAGGCCGTCGGCGAGCAAGGCTGGGTCTATGCGCTCGATATCGCGCCGAAGTTTGTCGAGCGAGTTGAAAAGCTGGCCGAGATTCGCAGTTTGAACAACGTGACGCCGGTGCTGTGTAGCAAAGATGATATTCGCCTCGCCCCCGGCAGTATCAATGCGGCGTTCATCTGCGACGTTTACCATCACTTCGAGTACCCGCAGCAGTCCCTGGCCTCGATTCACAAAGCCCTGGCCCCCGGCGGCAAGCTGGTGGTGATCGACTTTAATCGCGTGCCGGGCGAGTCTCGCGAGTGGACCCTCAATCACGTTCGGGCCGGCAAAGAAGTCTTCCGAGCTGAAATCGAAAAGGCTGGTTTCCGCCTGGTGGGCGAAGTCGAAGTGCCATCGTTTAAGGAGAATTACTTCCTGCAGTTCGAGCGGAAGTAAAGAGACGAGGGCAATGCTTTACCGAGGGCCGGAGGCCCGGCCGAATATAGCCAGGGAACGCGAGCCCCTTGCAGGGCTTGTACTATTTTATTTCGATCTTGACCAGGGGTTGTCACCCCCTGGCTAGATTCGGCTGGCCTTTCAGGCCTTAAGCGCATTACTCACGTTCGTGCCACGAACGGATCGGATGCGTTCGTCTTAAGCCGGGGCCAGAACCTGGACCTTCAAGTCGGTGACCATGTCTTGTACTTGGTCGCGGTACTCGTTCATGTGCGGGGCGACGAGGTGGGCTTGAAGGTGTTCGACCGATTCCCAGGCTTCGACGACGGTGACGGTGTGATCGCGGCCGCCTTCTTGAACATCGCCCAGGTTGGCATCGACGTCGATCGTGGGTTGGTAGCTGATGCAGCCATCTTCCTTCACGACCTTAGGAACCAGTTCATGAAAAATCGCCAGGAACGCATCGCGGGTGTCAGGCTTCAAGTTGATGGTGGCAATGACGTGAACCATGGTGTGCATAGGGTTTTCTCAAAGTAGAGGTTGCGATGGGCTTAGCTGCTGCTCTTTTGGGCCGCCGAACGCCGTTCGGTGATTTCGATCGCTTTTAGAATGCCGCGGGCCTTGTTGAGCGTTTCCTGGTATTCCATTTTCGGATCGCTATCGGCGACGATGCCTGCTCCGGCTTGTACGTAAGCGGTGCCGTCTTGGATGACGATCGTTCGCAGGGCGATACATGTATCCATGTTACCGCCGTAGTCGATATAGCCAACCGCACCTGCGTACGGGCCGCGGCGATGCGGTTCGATCTCGTCGATGATTTCCATCGCCCGGACCTTGGGCGCGCCCGATACGGTGCCTGCCGGTAAACAGGCCGCCATCGCATCAAACGCGTCTTTCCCCTCGGGAAGTTGGCCGGTGACGTTCGAGGTAATGTGCATCACATGGCTGTAGCGTTCAATGGCCATCACGTCAGACAGTTCGACGCTGCGGTACTTGGCCACACGGCCGACGTCGTTGCGGCCCAGATCGACCAGCATCACGTGTTCGGCCCGCTCTTTGGGGTCGGCCAGCAGTTCTTCGGCAAGACGTGCGTCTTCGGCTTCGGTCAAGCCGCGCGGCCGGGTGCCGGCCAGAGGACGAACAGTCACGGTGCCATCCATCACGCGCACCATGATCTCGGGCGAACTGCCTACGAGCGTGGTTTCTGGCGTGCGAAGGAAAAACATGAATGGGCTCGGATTCACAATCCGCAGTGTACGGTAGATCTCGAAGGGGTCGCTTTGGATGTCGACTTCCAGTCGCTGACTGAAGACCACCTGAAAGATATCGCCGGCCACGATGTACTCGACACATTTGCGAACGGCCGCTTCAAAATCTTCCTGTGTGAAGTTCGAGCGGTACCCAATGGTGGGAGCGCCTGCCAGGTCGATATCGGTTGGCGTGAGGGTCGGATCGTGCTTGGTCAGCTGAGCGACAATCTCTTCGGCCTGCTGGCACGCGGCGTCGTAAATGGCTTGATGGTTGTTTTGTTTTCCCTGGGGGCACTTGGCCATCACGATCACGTAGGCCGTTTTGGTCACGTTATCGAAGACCACCAAGTTGTTATAGAAGCCAAACGAGAGGTCCGGCAAATGGCGGTCATCTTGCGGGGCGTTGGGGAGGTTTTCGACATAGCGGACGACGTCGTACCCAGCGTAACCGATCGCGCCACCGTTAAACGGGGGGAGTCCTTCGATGTGGGCGACGTTGCCGGTATCGAGTCGCTGGCGAAGCTCTTCCAGCGGATTGGCACAGGTAAAAGTCTTGGTTCCCTCTTTGCTGGACACGGTCACTTGATCACGTGTCGCGCTGAGGTGGTACTCGGGATGGATTCCGATAAAGCTGTAACGGCCGACCTTTTCTCCGCCGACGACACTTTCGAACAGACAAGCTGGCTGACCATCGTCCAACTTATGAAATGCCGAGACCGGAGTCATCGAATCGCTGATCAAACGCCGATAAACGGGAATAATCTCGAACTTTTCCGCGAGCTGCTCAAACTCGGAGAATTCAGGAAGGTACGGCATAAGTCAGGTGTCTGCCAAAGGGTCGTGGTGCTTGCCAATCCGTTGGAAGAGACCCAGCAGGCAGCGTAAATGTTCACGGCTACGAAAAATCGGTCTCTGGTAACATTGAACGCCATGGCGTCTAATCTTGACACCCCCCTTGGCGTCGATAGAATCCAGAATAATCCTCTCGCGGTATCTTCAACTGCGAATTGGATTTACGTTGATCGGCCAATCACCTGGTAGGGTCGCCCAGCTAGTACGAAGCAGACGACAGGTTTTAAACTCACGTGGAAGGAGGCGATTTTTCGTCATGAAGTGTCAACAGTGCGAAAAGCCCGCCACGTTTCATATTACGGAACTCACCGGCGAGAAGCCGCATGAGCTGCACCTGTGCGAGCAGTGCGCGCAGTCGTACCTCACGCAGAACCCCTCTGGGGGCATGCCGATTCAGCCATCGCTGGCCGGAATGCTGCATCATCAATTGAAAGTGGCCGACACGGCCAAAGAACTGGCCAAGCTCGACGAGCAGGTTTGTCCGATCTGCGGCATCAGCTTTTTCGAGTTCCGCAACCAGGGACGACTCGGCTGTCCTCACGATTACACCTGCTTCGGTAGCGAACTGGATCCGCTGATCGTCAATATCCATGGCGACACGCAGCATGCCGGTAAGAACCCCAAGCATCATCAGCAGTCCTCCCAAGACCAGACACGCTTGATTCAGCTTCACAACGACATGAAAACGGCTGTGGAAAAAGAAGACTACGAGCGTGCTTCCCAAATCCGGGATGAAATCCGTAAGATTGAGGAAGGTCAGTCCTAAGCTTACACTGTGGGACAAGGTCTAACGTCGAAACTACCCAACTGGAGAGTGAAGGGTCAACTTTAGTGGAACTCAATGAATTGGCATGTCGATCTGGCGAATGGATGCGCGGTAGCGGGCCTGAGTCCGATATCGTCATCAGCAGTCGCATTCGCCTGGCCCGCAATCTGGCCGAGTTCCCCTTCATTCGTCGCTGCACGCCGGAAGATCGTCAATCGATTGAAAAGATGGTGCACGGTCGTTTGCAGGCGATCCCAGGCTTCAAAACGCTTTACTACTTACGCGTCGATGAACTAGCGCACGTCGATCGGCAATTCTTGACCGAACGGCAGCTGATCAGCCGCGAACATGCCGAGGCCGAAGGGGCTCGCAGCGTCGCGATCGACAACGATGAACGCCTGAGCGTGATGATCAACGAAGAAGATCACCTCCGCATTCAAGTCATGAAGAGCGGTCTCGATCTTCATAGCGCGTGGCAACAAATCAACGAAGTCGACGACCAAATTGAAAGCAAGCTTAGCTACGCTTTCCACGAACGACTGGGCTATTTGACCGCTTGCCCGACCAATGTCGGTACCGGCATGCGTGTCAGCGTGATGCTGCACCTCCCTGCCCTGGTGATTACCAACCAGATTGAAAAGGTCTTCCGTAGCTTGCAGAAGATCAATCTGGCCGTGCGTGGTTTGTACGGCGAAGGCTCGCAGGCCATGGGCGATTTCTATCAGATCAGCAATCAAATCACCCTGGGCAAGTCCGAAGAAGAATTGATCGACCAGGTCAGTGGTGTGGTGCCGATGATCATCGAGTACGAACGCAAAGCCCGCGACTTCCTGATCACGCAGAATCGCGAAGACCTGCACGACAAGATCAGCCGCGCTTATGGCATCTTGTGCACGGCCCAAACGATTAGCAGCGAAGAGACGATGCACTTGCTCTCGAGCGTTCGCATGGGCGTGAACCTGGGACTGATCGACGACCTAGCCATTTCGGACATCAACAAGCTGTTCGTCGAAACCCAGCCGGCTCACCTGCAGAAGCTGCGGGGCAACGAACTCGACACGGCCGGGCGAAATATCGAACGAGCTCTCTACTTGCGGCGCTATCTGCAAGACCGAGGAAAAGAGCACCGCGACGAGCGAAATTAGCTCAAATGGTCGATTTTCCTACAATATTTCTATAGACTCGGCGAATACCTAGTCGAAATCGTGATGCGCAAATGCATCTGGCTCCCTCTCCCGCGCTGACGGTAGAGACCGGACCGGAGACAAGGCACGCATCGCTGATTGCGATCGTCCTATTCCTCATCACCCAATCTTGTATGTTCACGCTACTGCTTGAAAGCTCGGTTCCATTGGTCGCCGCCATCGATGGGTTTGGCGTGGTGGTCATCGCGATCATTATCCTGGGCGGTATCTGCGCAGAGCATTTTCCAGGAGGCCTGCGTGGCGCGTCGACGATTCGCTTGGGCAACAAGAAGAAGGAACTCGGCCGCATGGATCAGGCACTTCAGTCGATCCAAGAGGCCGACCCCAAGTTTGATCTGAAGAACTTTTGCGTCGCGGCCACCAACGCCTTTTTAGAGGTGGAAAAGGCCTTCGATTCCGGCAACCTGAGTGACATCCGTTCGTTTGTATCCGATGGTATCTACCAGCGGATGGCATTTCGCTTAGAGGAAGAAAAGAGCCTGGGACGCTCGCGCAAGACGATCAAGCTGCAGGTTCGCAATCTCACGCCTGTTGAAGTCACTTCGTCCAAAAACAACCTGAACGCGTTCGAGGTGATCTCGATGCGCATCACTGGCTTGGCGGTGCGGCAATACCGGCTCAAGCAAGATGGCACCGATGTTATTATCGAAGAACCGGAACCCATCGCCGAAGTGTGGACCTTTCTGCGTCGCCGCGGCGCTCAAACCACGTCGAACGATTTTGGTTCGGTGCACGGCAACTGTCCCAACTGCGGTACCGATCTCTCGGTGAATCAGTGGGAAAAATGCCCTTCGTGCGAGAGCACCGTCCGTTCCGGCGAGCACGACTGGGTGCTGTCAGAAATCTCGGATCAATCCTCTTGGAAGGTCACCAAGCCGTTCAAGATGAGCAGCGCTACGCGTTACTGGATCAAGCAAGATCAAGGTTTCAGTTCGCATTACCTGGAAGACCGGGCGAGTGTGATTTTCTTTCGCAAGTTTCTGGCCGATCGCCTGGGCGTGATCGACCCACTGGGCAAGGTCGCCACCGATCGGTTTTGTGCCGGCTACGAAAAGAAGCTCACGCCCGATGACTTCGGCAAACGTGTGGTCTATTTGCACCCGCGGATTTTGGCGGCGGACGTCTCTGGTGTGATTACCGAAGATCCTTTCGACAAAGCGCTAATGCACATTCGCTGGTCGGCCCGTCGCGGCACGATCGATCGCCGTGGTGAGTTAGAACTCGATAAAGACCCGGTGCAGATCAGTACGATGATGGTTCTGGTGCGTAAGCATGGCACCAAAACACGGATCGAACGCACGATCACCAGTTCGCACTGTCCCAAGTGCGGTGCCCCGGAATCGAACAACGCTTCGCATGCGTGCGAGTTCTGTCATACCGTGTTGAACGATGGCGTTTTGGAATGGACGCTGGCCGATGTGCTGCCGTTCACCTCGACCCCGGCAATGGCCCTGCGGAAGAAGGCCTACGAAGGGATCGAAACCAACGTCGCCGTCATGACAGTCGATCACGCCGAGGATGCTCCCCTCACGCGTGTCGTGATGATGGAGCAGAAGCTGCCCGAGTTCACTAAAAGTGAAATGGAAGGGGTCCAGATCGATGGTCTGGCACCCAATGTTACGGTGCGGGAAGACGACATCACGCTATGTCAGTTGCTCGGGGAAGTGGCCGGAGGGCT belongs to Bremerella alba and includes:
- a CDS encoding putative quinol monooxygenase, encoding MHTMVHVIATINLKPDTRDAFLAIFHELVPKVVKEDGCISYQPTIDVDANLGDVQEGGRDHTVTVVEAWESVEHLQAHLVAPHMNEYRDQVQDMVTDLKVQVLAPA
- a CDS encoding class I SAM-dependent methyltransferase, with the protein product MRHWACATLFIVLFFSSPAWAQDAAVPESIKPGINEAFLDLELDVEAWVNRFEVESREVFHAKAEIVQRLKLSPGDRIADIGTGTGLFVEPFSQAVGEQGWVYALDIAPKFVERVEKLAEIRSLNNVTPVLCSKDDIRLAPGSINAAFICDVYHHFEYPQQSLASIHKALAPGGKLVVIDFNRVPGESREWTLNHVRAGKEVFRAEIEKAGFRLVGEVEVPSFKENYFLQFERK
- a CDS encoding HD-GYP domain-containing protein codes for the protein MPNSVDTATRQNFLPVPLALLCLTKELPVDVYWSLYQGAEPVLMRGHNIEIADDEFPKLLESGVETVFIPRDQADVFQKHLRENVQSILGNDEIPISQRMAFLNSTGRTMLQEVFRSDNLDKTLASVHVISDHMTTLITQNDVVAGELFHVLQHDYHTYTHSYNVASYAMLLAQGLGIQDEDELHSISIGGLLHDLGKLRIPNNILTKKERLTEAEWQTIKRHPTDGFTALANRADLSFDQLMMVYQHHEKLDGSGYPVGIDGDEINHFARICSVVDIFEALTSNRPYRNPNSTKEALEILDQMASSKLDGDMVKCWKTLMQK
- a CDS encoding protein arginine kinase, with protein sequence MRGSGPESDIVISSRIRLARNLAEFPFIRRCTPEDRQSIEKMVHGRLQAIPGFKTLYYLRVDELAHVDRQFLTERQLISREHAEAEGARSVAIDNDERLSVMINEEDHLRIQVMKSGLDLHSAWQQINEVDDQIESKLSYAFHERLGYLTACPTNVGTGMRVSVMLHLPALVITNQIEKVFRSLQKINLAVRGLYGEGSQAMGDFYQISNQITLGKSEEELIDQVSGVVPMIIEYERKARDFLITQNREDLHDKISRAYGILCTAQTISSEETMHLLSSVRMGVNLGLIDDLAISDINKLFVETQPAHLQKLRGNELDTAGRNIERALYLRRYLQDRGKEHRDERN
- a CDS encoding UvrB/UvrC motif-containing protein, which produces MKCQQCEKPATFHITELTGEKPHELHLCEQCAQSYLTQNPSGGMPIQPSLAGMLHHQLKVADTAKELAKLDEQVCPICGISFFEFRNQGRLGCPHDYTCFGSELDPLIVNIHGDTQHAGKNPKHHQQSSQDQTRLIQLHNDMKTAVEKEDYERASQIRDEIRKIEEGQS
- a CDS encoding TIM44-like domain-containing protein; the encoded protein is MHLAPSPALTVETGPETRHASLIAIVLFLITQSCMFTLLLESSVPLVAAIDGFGVVVIAIIILGGICAEHFPGGLRGASTIRLGNKKKELGRMDQALQSIQEADPKFDLKNFCVAATNAFLEVEKAFDSGNLSDIRSFVSDGIYQRMAFRLEEEKSLGRSRKTIKLQVRNLTPVEVTSSKNNLNAFEVISMRITGLAVRQYRLKQDGTDVIIEEPEPIAEVWTFLRRRGAQTTSNDFGSVHGNCPNCGTDLSVNQWEKCPSCESTVRSGEHDWVLSEISDQSSWKVTKPFKMSSATRYWIKQDQGFSSHYLEDRASVIFFRKFLADRLGVIDPLGKVATDRFCAGYEKKLTPDDFGKRVVYLHPRILAADVSGVITEDPFDKALMHIRWSARRGTIDRRGELELDKDPVQISTMMVLVRKHGTKTRIERTITSSHCPKCGAPESNNASHACEFCHTVLNDGVLEWTLADVLPFTSTPAMALRKKAYEGIETNVAVMTVDHAEDAPLTRVVMMEQKLPEFTKSEMEGVQIDGLAPNVTVREDDITLCQLLGEVAGGLRISKADAKDFIREVAKKCGIDNATLVQAMRQRQKLDTRRLKDLNSQVIKRWLMAMINVSLIDSRMQAWEKVYIIAAAKELGLSRYDVEAAIRTRTLQLEEWTEGMRSIDMFSWVVYMAAADGRFDPKEIEQLKELATHYGISNKRLKEMCLAAKENKLEVSIPEDPNIGQLWLVKMIDMAFADGNVCSKEKKVLAKVAKKIGLTDYDLQQLIRRRRAVLYKKAQEVLREKPPVDDDELHLKTDWSD
- the trpE gene encoding anthranilate synthase component I; translation: MPYLPEFSEFEQLAEKFEIIPVYRRLISDSMTPVSAFHKLDDGQPACLFESVVGGEKVGRYSFIGIHPEYHLSATRDQVTVSSKEGTKTFTCANPLEELRQRLDTGNVAHIEGLPPFNGGAIGYAGYDVVRYVENLPNAPQDDRHLPDLSFGFYNNLVVFDNVTKTAYVIVMAKCPQGKQNNHQAIYDAACQQAEEIVAQLTKHDPTLTPTDIDLAGAPTIGYRSNFTQEDFEAAVRKCVEYIVAGDIFQVVFSQRLEVDIQSDPFEIYRTLRIVNPSPFMFFLRTPETTLVGSSPEIMVRVMDGTVTVRPLAGTRPRGLTEAEDARLAEELLADPKERAEHVMLVDLGRNDVGRVAKYRSVELSDVMAIERYSHVMHITSNVTGQLPEGKDAFDAMAACLPAGTVSGAPKVRAMEIIDEIEPHRRGPYAGAVGYIDYGGNMDTCIALRTIVIQDGTAYVQAGAGIVADSDPKMEYQETLNKARGILKAIEITERRSAAQKSSS